A genomic segment from Neodiprion lecontei isolate iyNeoLeco1 chromosome 1, iyNeoLeco1.1, whole genome shotgun sequence encodes:
- the LOC107225090 gene encoding mitochondrial import inner membrane translocase subunit Tim23 isoform X1 has protein sequence MTSIINDFHAKILGDKEKATPSATENTLSSQVTSQPGLAPLSPYLNFDPSYLPASQPEFIFPEGAVKQRGRLELAFSQIGAACIIGAGLGGTSGFYKGIKATTLAGQTGNLRRTQLINHVMKHGSSLANTLGVISVMYSGFGVILSWARGTDDSINTLGAATATGMLFKSTSGLRKCASGGGIGFAIAAAYCLWNNRETLSQISHQRINPARK, from the exons ATGACATCAATCATCAATGATTTTCATGCTAAGATCTTGGGAGATAAGGAAAAGGCTACACCTTCCGCTACAGAGAATACATTGTCTTCTCAGG TCACCTCACAACCAGGATTGGCACCTCTTAGTCCATATTTGAACTTTGACCCAAGCTACCTGCCTGCCAGCCAGCCGGAATTTATATTCCCTGAAGGAGCTGTGAAACAACGAGGTCGACTTGAATTAGCCTTTAGTCAAATTGGAGCTGCGTGCATAATTGGCGCTGGCCTAGGTGGCACTTCTGGTTTTTATAAAGGAATTAAAGCCACAACCTTAGCTGGACAAACTGGCAACCTTAGGAGAACACA GTTGataaatcatgtaatgaaGCATGGCTCGTCACTGGCAAACACATTAGGAGTCATATCGGTAATGTACAGTGGCTTTGGAGTCATACTTTCTTGGGCTAGAGGAACAGATGACTCGATAAATACTCTTGGAGCTGCGACTGCCACTGGAATGCTATTCAAATCTACAT ctgGATTAAGGAAGTGTGCGTCGGGAGGAGGAATTGGATTTGCAATAGCCGCAGCATACTGTCTATGGAATAACCGGGAAACACTTTCACAAATCAGTCATCAACGCATCAATCCGGC ACGGAAATGA
- the LOC107225090 gene encoding mitochondrial import inner membrane translocase subunit Tim23 isoform X4, translating into MTSIINDFHAKILGDKEKATPSATENTLSSQVTSQPGLAPLSPYLNFDPSYLPASQPEFIFPEGAVKQRGRLELAFSQIGAACIIGAGLGGTSGFYKGIKATTLAGQTGNLRRTQLINHVMKHGSSLANTLGVISVMYSGFGVILSWARGTDDSINTLGAATATGMLFKSTSINIEALYHTAMKVVL; encoded by the exons ATGACATCAATCATCAATGATTTTCATGCTAAGATCTTGGGAGATAAGGAAAAGGCTACACCTTCCGCTACAGAGAATACATTGTCTTCTCAGG TCACCTCACAACCAGGATTGGCACCTCTTAGTCCATATTTGAACTTTGACCCAAGCTACCTGCCTGCCAGCCAGCCGGAATTTATATTCCCTGAAGGAGCTGTGAAACAACGAGGTCGACTTGAATTAGCCTTTAGTCAAATTGGAGCTGCGTGCATAATTGGCGCTGGCCTAGGTGGCACTTCTGGTTTTTATAAAGGAATTAAAGCCACAACCTTAGCTGGACAAACTGGCAACCTTAGGAGAACACA GTTGataaatcatgtaatgaaGCATGGCTCGTCACTGGCAAACACATTAGGAGTCATATCGGTAATGTACAGTGGCTTTGGAGTCATACTTTCTTGGGCTAGAGGAACAGATGACTCGATAAATACTCTTGGAGCTGCGACTGCCACTGGAATGCTATTCAAATCTACAT cGATCAATATAGAGGCTTTGTATCATACCGCAATGAAGGtggtattataa
- the LOC107225090 gene encoding mitochondrial import inner membrane translocase subunit Tim23 isoform X3: MIDLRDINSQNSVTSQPGLAPLSPYLNFDPSYLPASQPEFIFPEGAVKQRGRLELAFSQIGAACIIGAGLGGTSGFYKGIKATTLAGQTGNLRRTQLINHVMKHGSSLANTLGVISVMYSGFGVILSWARGTDDSINTLGAATATGMLFKSTSGLRKCASGGGIGFAIAAAYCLWNNRETLSQISHQRINPARK, encoded by the exons ATGATTGACTTACGTGACATCAACTCGCAAAATTCAG TCACCTCACAACCAGGATTGGCACCTCTTAGTCCATATTTGAACTTTGACCCAAGCTACCTGCCTGCCAGCCAGCCGGAATTTATATTCCCTGAAGGAGCTGTGAAACAACGAGGTCGACTTGAATTAGCCTTTAGTCAAATTGGAGCTGCGTGCATAATTGGCGCTGGCCTAGGTGGCACTTCTGGTTTTTATAAAGGAATTAAAGCCACAACCTTAGCTGGACAAACTGGCAACCTTAGGAGAACACA GTTGataaatcatgtaatgaaGCATGGCTCGTCACTGGCAAACACATTAGGAGTCATATCGGTAATGTACAGTGGCTTTGGAGTCATACTTTCTTGGGCTAGAGGAACAGATGACTCGATAAATACTCTTGGAGCTGCGACTGCCACTGGAATGCTATTCAAATCTACAT ctgGATTAAGGAAGTGTGCGTCGGGAGGAGGAATTGGATTTGCAATAGCCGCAGCATACTGTCTATGGAATAACCGGGAAACACTTTCACAAATCAGTCATCAACGCATCAATCCGGC ACGGAAATGA
- the LOC107225087 gene encoding trichohyalin isoform X2 → MEINQPDVQLDDASLGLISVCVKVEDQESESNDIDVICEANNLCAIEIKEGHSLIHELETTICNNADDLETLSLTFNALEHNVVRTLANNLPETITLGALHPDIINEEIQRRMSQATEVFIDNDDRLQTIPYSVPDFLDGLSLNVKREGNGIYSSEWLCIDQEDTSSTELELRVSKGEKDRSEEPLDVEAETAPATKRKGRTRVLNERYRGNVQGKVNSSEKVKRRLRRKGKPRQDYRERLRRKAECMREKRRKLYEEETEEERLQRLAKEAAKRREMRMYYETPEQRRKRLDAEAARKREYRMYNETPEERRKRLDREAERRRIKRLTLYANETAEQRRERLNRESAKRREARLNQYSKESEDQRRERLRKDALRAREMRFTRSAIETEEERRQSFEELNNVQMRDDPDNQLGSHYLSNWMMWFQNTLTQPVHIGEQTIEPQSQNNG, encoded by the exons ATGGAAATAAATCAACCCGATGTTCAACTAGACGACGCATCATTGGGCCTTATTTCTGTATGCGTTAAGGTCGAAGATCAGGAATCTGAATCGAATGACATAGATGTGATATGCGAGGCGAATAACTTGTGTGCGATTGAAATAAAAGAGGGACATTCGTTGATTCACGAATTGGAAACTACTATTTGCAATAACGCCGATGATCTAGAGACTTTGAGTTTGACTTTCAATGCTCTGGAGCATAACGTCGTGCGTACGTTGGCTAATAATTTGCCCGAAACTATAACATTGGGAGCTTTGCACCCAGATATAATTAATGAAGAAATTCAAAGACGAATGAGCCAGGCGACCGAAGTCTTTATCGACAACGACGACAGACTGCAAACGATCCCTTACAGCGTTCCTGATTTTTTGGATGGTTTGAGCCTAAATGTTAAAAGAGAAGGGAACGGTATCTACAGCTCGGAATGGTTGTGCATAGACCAGGAGGACACAAGTAGCACTGAACTTGAGTTGAGAGTTTCGAAAGGTGAGAAAGACAGGTCAGAAGAGCCATTGGACGTCGAGGCTGAGACTGCTCCAGCTACaaagagaaaaggaaggaCGCGTGTTTTGAACGAACGTTACAGAGGTAACGTTCAGGGAAAAGTAAATAGTTCAGAAAAGGTAAAGAGGAGATTGAGAAGGAAGGGTAAGCCGCGTCAGGATTACAGAGAGAGGTTGAGAAGGAAAGCGGAGTGCATGAGAGAGAAGCGGAGAAAACTTTACGAGGAAGAAACGGAGGAGGAACGACTGCAGAGGCTGGCTAAAGAGGCTGCTAAGAGAAGGGAAATGAGAATGTATTACGAGACTCCTGAACAGAGGAGAAAAAGACTAGATGCGGAGGCGGCGAGGAAACGAGAGTACAGAATGTACAACGAGACGCCtgaagagaggagaaaaagattGGACCGAGAGGCGGAACGGAGAAGGATAAAAAGGTTGACTTTGTACGCAAACGAAACTGCGGAACAGAGAAGGGAAAGGTTGAACAGAGAGTCTGCGAAACGACGAGAAGCTAGATTGAATCAGTATTCAAAGGAGTCGGAAGACCAGAGGAGAGAAAGATTGAGAAAGGATGCCCTAAGAGCAAGGGAAATGAGGTTCACCAGGTCTGCAATTGAAACCGAAGAGGAACGCAGACAAAG TTTTGAGGAGTTGAACAATGTGCAGATGAGGGATGACCCCGATAACCAATTGGGGAGCCATTATCTCAGCAACTGGATGATGTGGTTTCAGAATACGCTGACCCAGCCAGTTCATATCGGAGAGCAGACCATCGAGCCTCAGTCCCAAAACAACGGATGA
- the LOC107225087 gene encoding trichohyalin isoform X1, protein MEINQPDVQLDDASLGLISVCVKVEDQESESNDIDVICEANNLCAIEIKEGHSLIHELETTICNNADDLETLSLTFNALEHNVVRTLANNLPETITLGALHPDIINEEIQRRMSQATEVFIDNDDRLQTIPYSVPDFLDGLSLNVKREGNGIYSSEWLCIDQEDTSSTELELRVSKGEKDRSEEPLDVEAETAPATKRKGRTRVLNERYRGNVQGKVNSSEKVKRRLRRKGKPRQDYRERLRRKAECMREKRRKLYEEETEEERLQRLAKEAAKRREMRMYYETPEQRRKRLDAEAARKREYRMYNETPEERRKRLDREAERRRIKRLTLYANETAEQRRERLNRESAKRREARLNQYSKESEDQRRERLRKDALRAREMRFTRSAIETEEERRQRLVKDALRKRELRTHGGHSVSNFTELQTVRSFEELNNVQMRDDPDNQLGSHYLSNWMMWFQNTLTQPVHIGEQTIEPQSQNNG, encoded by the coding sequence ATGGAAATAAATCAACCCGATGTTCAACTAGACGACGCATCATTGGGCCTTATTTCTGTATGCGTTAAGGTCGAAGATCAGGAATCTGAATCGAATGACATAGATGTGATATGCGAGGCGAATAACTTGTGTGCGATTGAAATAAAAGAGGGACATTCGTTGATTCACGAATTGGAAACTACTATTTGCAATAACGCCGATGATCTAGAGACTTTGAGTTTGACTTTCAATGCTCTGGAGCATAACGTCGTGCGTACGTTGGCTAATAATTTGCCCGAAACTATAACATTGGGAGCTTTGCACCCAGATATAATTAATGAAGAAATTCAAAGACGAATGAGCCAGGCGACCGAAGTCTTTATCGACAACGACGACAGACTGCAAACGATCCCTTACAGCGTTCCTGATTTTTTGGATGGTTTGAGCCTAAATGTTAAAAGAGAAGGGAACGGTATCTACAGCTCGGAATGGTTGTGCATAGACCAGGAGGACACAAGTAGCACTGAACTTGAGTTGAGAGTTTCGAAAGGTGAGAAAGACAGGTCAGAAGAGCCATTGGACGTCGAGGCTGAGACTGCTCCAGCTACaaagagaaaaggaaggaCGCGTGTTTTGAACGAACGTTACAGAGGTAACGTTCAGGGAAAAGTAAATAGTTCAGAAAAGGTAAAGAGGAGATTGAGAAGGAAGGGTAAGCCGCGTCAGGATTACAGAGAGAGGTTGAGAAGGAAAGCGGAGTGCATGAGAGAGAAGCGGAGAAAACTTTACGAGGAAGAAACGGAGGAGGAACGACTGCAGAGGCTGGCTAAAGAGGCTGCTAAGAGAAGGGAAATGAGAATGTATTACGAGACTCCTGAACAGAGGAGAAAAAGACTAGATGCGGAGGCGGCGAGGAAACGAGAGTACAGAATGTACAACGAGACGCCtgaagagaggagaaaaagattGGACCGAGAGGCGGAACGGAGAAGGATAAAAAGGTTGACTTTGTACGCAAACGAAACTGCGGAACAGAGAAGGGAAAGGTTGAACAGAGAGTCTGCGAAACGACGAGAAGCTAGATTGAATCAGTATTCAAAGGAGTCGGAAGACCAGAGGAGAGAAAGATTGAGAAAGGATGCCCTAAGAGCAAGGGAAATGAGGTTCACCAGGTCTGCAATTGAAACCGAAGAGGAACGCAGACAAAGGTTAGTAAAAGACGCTCTTAGAAAACGGGAATTAAGAACGCATGGTGGGCATTCTGTGAGCAATTTCACTGAACTTCAAACCGTTCGCAGTTTTGAGGAGTTGAACAATGTGCAGATGAGGGATGACCCCGATAACCAATTGGGGAGCCATTATCTCAGCAACTGGATGATGTGGTTTCAGAATACGCTGACCCAGCCAGTTCATATCGGAGAGCAGACCATCGAGCCTCAGTCCCAAAACAACGGATGA
- the LOC107225090 gene encoding mitochondrial import inner membrane translocase subunit Tim23 isoform X2, whose protein sequence is MTSIINDFHAKILGDKEKATPSATENTLSSQVTSQPGLAPLSPYLNFDPSYLPASQPEFIFPEGAVKQRGRLELAFSQIGAACIIGAGLGGTSGFYKGIKATTLAGQTGNLRRTQLINHVMKHGSSLANTLGVISVMYSGFGVILSWARGTDDSINTLGAATATGMLFKSTSGLRKCASGGGIGFAIAAAYCLWNNRETLSQISHQRINPA, encoded by the exons ATGACATCAATCATCAATGATTTTCATGCTAAGATCTTGGGAGATAAGGAAAAGGCTACACCTTCCGCTACAGAGAATACATTGTCTTCTCAGG TCACCTCACAACCAGGATTGGCACCTCTTAGTCCATATTTGAACTTTGACCCAAGCTACCTGCCTGCCAGCCAGCCGGAATTTATATTCCCTGAAGGAGCTGTGAAACAACGAGGTCGACTTGAATTAGCCTTTAGTCAAATTGGAGCTGCGTGCATAATTGGCGCTGGCCTAGGTGGCACTTCTGGTTTTTATAAAGGAATTAAAGCCACAACCTTAGCTGGACAAACTGGCAACCTTAGGAGAACACA GTTGataaatcatgtaatgaaGCATGGCTCGTCACTGGCAAACACATTAGGAGTCATATCGGTAATGTACAGTGGCTTTGGAGTCATACTTTCTTGGGCTAGAGGAACAGATGACTCGATAAATACTCTTGGAGCTGCGACTGCCACTGGAATGCTATTCAAATCTACAT ctgGATTAAGGAAGTGTGCGTCGGGAGGAGGAATTGGATTTGCAATAGCCGCAGCATACTGTCTATGGAATAACCGGGAAACACTTTCACAAATCAGTCATCAACGCATCAATCCGGCGTAA
- the LOC107225087 gene encoding trichohyalin isoform X3 yields the protein MEINQPDVQLDDASLGLISVCVKVEDQESESNDIDVICEANNLCAIEIKEGHSLIHELETTICNNADDLETLSLTFNALEHNVVRTLANNLPETITLGALHPDIINEEIQRRMSQATEVFIDNDDRLQTIPYSVPDFLDGLSLNVKREGNGIYSSEWLCIDQEDTSSTELELRVSKGEKDRSEEPLDVEAETAPATKRKGRTRVLNERYRGNVQGKVNSSEKVKRRLRRKGKPRQDYRERLRRKAECMREKRRKLYEEETEEERLQRLAKEAAKRREMRMYYETPEQRRKRLDAEAARKREYRMYNETPEERRKRLDREAERRRIKRLTLYANETAEQRRERLNRESAKRREARLNQYSKESEDQRRERLRKDALRAREMRFTRSAIETEEERRQRIR from the exons ATGGAAATAAATCAACCCGATGTTCAACTAGACGACGCATCATTGGGCCTTATTTCTGTATGCGTTAAGGTCGAAGATCAGGAATCTGAATCGAATGACATAGATGTGATATGCGAGGCGAATAACTTGTGTGCGATTGAAATAAAAGAGGGACATTCGTTGATTCACGAATTGGAAACTACTATTTGCAATAACGCCGATGATCTAGAGACTTTGAGTTTGACTTTCAATGCTCTGGAGCATAACGTCGTGCGTACGTTGGCTAATAATTTGCCCGAAACTATAACATTGGGAGCTTTGCACCCAGATATAATTAATGAAGAAATTCAAAGACGAATGAGCCAGGCGACCGAAGTCTTTATCGACAACGACGACAGACTGCAAACGATCCCTTACAGCGTTCCTGATTTTTTGGATGGTTTGAGCCTAAATGTTAAAAGAGAAGGGAACGGTATCTACAGCTCGGAATGGTTGTGCATAGACCAGGAGGACACAAGTAGCACTGAACTTGAGTTGAGAGTTTCGAAAGGTGAGAAAGACAGGTCAGAAGAGCCATTGGACGTCGAGGCTGAGACTGCTCCAGCTACaaagagaaaaggaaggaCGCGTGTTTTGAACGAACGTTACAGAGGTAACGTTCAGGGAAAAGTAAATAGTTCAGAAAAGGTAAAGAGGAGATTGAGAAGGAAGGGTAAGCCGCGTCAGGATTACAGAGAGAGGTTGAGAAGGAAAGCGGAGTGCATGAGAGAGAAGCGGAGAAAACTTTACGAGGAAGAAACGGAGGAGGAACGACTGCAGAGGCTGGCTAAAGAGGCTGCTAAGAGAAGGGAAATGAGAATGTATTACGAGACTCCTGAACAGAGGAGAAAAAGACTAGATGCGGAGGCGGCGAGGAAACGAGAGTACAGAATGTACAACGAGACGCCtgaagagaggagaaaaagattGGACCGAGAGGCGGAACGGAGAAGGATAAAAAGGTTGACTTTGTACGCAAACGAAACTGCGGAACAGAGAAGGGAAAGGTTGAACAGAGAGTCTGCGAAACGACGAGAAGCTAGATTGAATCAGTATTCAAAGGAGTCGGAAGACCAGAGGAGAGAAAGATTGAGAAAGGATGCCCTAAGAGCAAGGGAAATGAGGTTCACCAGGTCTGCAATTGAAACCGAAGAGGAACGCAGACAAAG AATACGCTGA
- the LOC107225085 gene encoding lipase maturation factor 2 → MGEVRYTRNLFLRGICIIYLFAFLSFYIQIPGLYGNNGVLPAKAQLDLRGGNTLSQRIKQKPTLLWLAPYISLNTEYMLDVLAILGIVLSFTGFISQRFCTAPVFAGLWSLYYSLYQVGQTFMLFQWDVLLLEAGFLCTIVAPFWYPRRGKSSTPSTALTFWAVRWLLFRLMFSSGVVKLTSGCPTWWGLEALNVHFESQCIPTPLAWYAHHLPAWFLRLTTVGANVFELAIPFLFFFPNRKVRITSFYLQVFLQVNIIATGNYNFFNLLTICLSISLLDDQFFYKKKAKSSQSDFVDYFSTVVCLFVYAAVIYGTYVYYNLKITEDFTIESKIAFTKEQFDRALATVVPISIYMGLASLGFVVAEAVTYSILSVQGIGSKLLSTFTTIIYTLNIVYLFGISVVPYATLHSSHNSTVPSLLKHMHSDVDHLHLVNSYGLFRRMTGVGGRPEVVIEGSNSIDGPWREYEFLYKPGNVNNSLPFVAPHQPRLDWQMWFAALGTYHQNPWLMSLAYRLLSGQPEVLALINQAQNPFRDSPPKYIKASLYHYHYTPWSQRHSSTWWTREKIGEYFPIFSKDHPPLLEYLSKMKIIQDKPDEQSVNPSLKLILDSLRAVVGRVEASLLLWSVFTAGCAIIMSGYNRVKH, encoded by the exons aTGGGAGAGGTTCGGTATACCCGCAATTTATTCCTGCGAGGTATATGCATCATTTACTTATTCGCATTTCTCAGCTTCTACATCCAAATCCCAG GGTTATATGGCAATAACGGAGTCTTACCAGCCAAGGCGCAACTCGACTTGAGGGGTGGTAACACTTTGTCGCAAAGAATAAAACAGAAGCCAACTTTGCTTTGGCTCGCACCATACATAAGCCTAAATACGGAGTATATGCTCGATGTATTGGCGATACTTGGGATTGTTCTCTCATTTACTGG atttatatCGCAAAGGTTTTGCACTGCTCCAGTTTTTGCTGGATTATGGTCTCTCTACTACTCCCTTTATCAAGTTGGACAAACTTTCATGTTGTTTCAGTg GGATGTTCTTCTTCTCGAAGCTGGATTCTTGTGCACTATTGTTGCACCCTTCTGGTACCCCCGCCGAGGAAAATCCAGCACTCCATCTACGGCATTGACATTTTGGGCAGTTCGTTGGCTACTCTTTCGATTGATGTTTTCCAGCGGTGTTGTAAAGCTAACTTCTGGCTGTCCGACGTGGTGGGGTTTGGAGG CCTTGAACGTGCATTTTGAGTCACAATGCATTCCTACTCCCTTGGCTTGGTATGCTCATCATCTACCGGCATGGTTTCTTCGCTTAACCACTGTAGGAGCAAACGTTTTCGAGCTCGCAATACCGTTTCTGTTCTTCTTCCCAAATAGAAAAGTTCGCATCACTTCCTTCTACTTGCAA GTATTTCTGCAAGTGAATATTATCGCTACGGGAAATTACAATTTCTTCAATCTGTTAACGATCTGCCTCTCTATATCTTTATTGGACGACCAATTCTTCTACAAGAAGAAAGCAAAAAGCAGTCAATCCGATTTCGTTGATTACTTCTCAACAGTTGTCTGTCTTTTCGTATACGCTGCTGTGATATATGGAACATACGTGTACTACAACTTGAAAATAACCGAAGATTTTACCATTGAGTCTAAGATCG CATTTACAAAAGAGCAGTTTGATCGTGCTCTAGCCACTGTGGTTCCGATCTCTATTTACATGGGTTTAGCATCCCTTGGATTTGTTGTAGCTGAGGCTGTCACCTATTCAATCTTATCTGTGCAAGGAATTGGTAGCAAATTACTCAGCACTTTTACCACCATTATTTACACTCTTAATATTGTGTACCTGTTTGGCATTAGTGTT GTGCCGTACGCCACGCTCCATTCTTCACACAATTCTACAGTCCCAAGTCTACTCAAGCATATGCATTCAGACGTAGATCATCTCCATCTGGTTAATAGTTACGGATTATTCCGACGAATGACAGGAGTGGGAGGAAGACCAGAAGTTGTTATAGAAGGAAGCAACAGCATAGACGGACCTTGGCGAGAATATGAATTCTTATACAAGCCAGGAAATGTCAATAATTCTTTACCTTTTGTTG CACCACATCAGCCTCGTCTAGATTGGCAAATGTGGTTTGCTGCACTAGGAACATACCATCAAAACCCATGGTTAATGTCATTAGCCTATAGACTTTTGTCGGGACAACCGGAAGTACTGGCACTTATTAATCAGGCTCAGAATCCGTTCAGAGACAGCCCGCCTAAATACATAAAAGCAAGCCTCTACCACTATCATTACACCCCATGGAGTCAAAG ACACAGTTCGACCTGGTGGACCAGGGAGAAGATTGGCGAATACTTCCCGATCTTCAGCAAAGATCACCCACCACTATTGgagtatttatcaaaaatgAAGATCATCCAAGACAAGCCTGATGAGCAGAGTGTGAACCCAtctttgaaattaattctaGACAGCCTGAGAGCTGTCGTAGGAAGAGTAGAAGCTAGTCTCCTTTTATGGAGTGTATTTACTGCGGGATGTGCAATAATTATGAGCGGTTATAATCGGGTGAAACACTAA